CACTGTCGACCCGGTTCTCTCCGGCAAAACGTCATCGTTTAAATGCGCTAGAGCTCCGTTCACCTCTCCGTGTTTGTTGCTCTGGTAATTAGTTCATCTCATTTTAATTGTTTTGATTAAACTCTGAAAGTTATATTGGGATGTGACTTAAAAGACAGTTGCTTTGATTTTAGGTTTCTCTAAGAATAAAAGATATAGAACTTTGTTGGTTTTTGTTGCAGCTTCTAGGGATGGTGCTGAATTGGAGGGAAAGTTGCCTCAGTTGAAGAAGCAGCTAAAGAATGTAGCTTGTGGCATTCTGGCTGTTTGGGCTGTAACTACTGCCTCACCTGTTATTGCTGCTAATCAGGTTCAGAACATAGTTTAGCTCATTCTGAATTTACTGACTGACTTACTCTGTTAATTTACTGATGAAAGGAACCTTAAGTGACTTTAGGGGATCTTAATCCTGTTCACCTTACTAATGACTATCTTTTTCCATTATATATAGAGAGATATACCAATGGACTACTGAATGTCCCATTGGAGATTATAATTTGAGATAACATTTTGAAAGAACCAAACAAAACTAGGACATACAAGTGATACAACCAGCTAAGTAGTTTACGAGCTGATAGAATAGTTGGACTAGGAAATACAGTTTGGTATGCAACTTCAGCTGAATGCCGGATCTCAAAGAATCTGTTGACTGTTGCCTTTGTAGCAAATTTGGTTGAAAGCTTAGCATGATCGAATAAACAGCCGAGAAATAAACTTTGTTTTAGTGAGTAACCCATATAGGTATATACCATAATACCAATTCACTTTAGCAACCTTGCCTGGGAATAGCATACTATGTAGCATCAACAGTTTAGAACTCCTGATTTTCCCGTACCATTTTATGGTATGAATTGAAAATCAAATACTTTGCACCACATTTTACTATCTAGCTAGGTTTATAAGTATTCTATCGAGTTAGGTTCCTGTTTCCTTAGGCTCTCAGGATATGGTTGTTAAATTAGTTGAAGCTGAAATTTCACCCTCCAAAGTAGTTATATATGGTAATGACAACAGTGAATTGAAGACTACTAGTTTATGCCTTGACTTATGATCATGGAAGTTACTAATTAGATTTACATTAATTTTTGCATCAATCAGAGGCTGCCTCCATTGTCAACTGACCCAAAAAGATGTGAGCTTGCGTTTGTTGGTAACACGATAGGTCAAGCAAATGGAGTTTATGACAAGGCAATTGATCTCCGCTTCTGTGATTTCACAAATGAAAAGGCCAACCTGAAGGGGAAGAGTCTTGCAGCAGCACTCATGTCTGAGGCAAAATTTGATGGTGCAGACATGACAGAAGTTGTAATGTCAAAGGCTTATGCTGCAGGAGCTAGCTTCAAGGGTAAGATTGCGTATTGTCTACCGTTACTGTCAAATGTATGGATCAAAATATGGTTAGTTTATAAACGAGCAAAATTTTCGTTGTTCTTTACAGGTACAGACTTCACAAATGCAGTTCTAGACAGGGTTAACTTTGAGAAAGCCAATCTACAAGGAGCTTTATTTGTGAACACTGTGTTATCAGGCTCCACTTTCGACAATGCACA
Above is a window of Fragaria vesca subsp. vesca linkage group LG7, FraVesHawaii_1.0, whole genome shotgun sequence DNA encoding:
- the LOC101304137 gene encoding thylakoid lumenal 17.4 kDa protein, chloroplastic-like, whose translation is MAASLSIPLSTRFSPAKRHRLNALELRSPLRVCCSASRDGAELEGKLPQLKKQLKNVACGILAVWAVTTASPVIAANQRLPPLSTDPKRCELAFVGNTIGQANGVYDKAIDLRFCDFTNEKANLKGKSLAAALMSEAKFDGADMTEVVMSKAYAAGASFKGTDFTNAVLDRVNFEKANLQGALFVNTVLSGSTFDNAQLEGAVFEDTIIGYIDLQKICRNTTINEEGRAVLGCR